In Calliopsis andreniformis isolate RMS-2024a chromosome 6, iyCalAndr_principal, whole genome shotgun sequence, a single genomic region encodes these proteins:
- the LOC143180441 gene encoding cytochrome c oxidase subunit 6B2, translating to MSHTTNDNDTRKEGTISNTSRKKKITIEVDEDDPCLKQEEERKEKARFPGKDPRFQQQNQTLRCWVMYTDFYRCERILGEGTDACTWFKDVYNVMCPKFWIEEWEKLRVEGKLPWHKYKTQGDFPGDKYGV from the exons ATGAGTCATACTACGAATGATAACGATACACGCAAAGAAGGCACAATTTCAAATACTAGCCGGAAGAAAAAAATAACGATAGAAGTAGACGAAGACGATCCATGTCTTAAACAAGAggaggaaagaaaagaaaaagctcGCTTTCCTGGTAAAGATCCAAG GTTTCAACAACAAAATCAGACGTTACGTTGTTGGGTAATGTATACCGATTTCTATCGTTGTGAACGTATTTTAGGAGAGGGAACAGATGCATGCACTTGGTTTAAAGATGTCTATAATGTCATGTGTCCAAAATTCTGGATCGAAGAATGGGAGAAGCTTAGAGTTGAAGGGAAATTGCCTTGGCATAAGTATAAGACGCAAGGAGATTTTCCTGGCGATAAATACGGTGTTTAG
- the Wol gene encoding dolichyl-phosphate beta-glucosyltransferase wollknaeuel encodes MIPLGYLLLYAILFAIICVITFSIVMRVITQPYPKIWRDDKEKYFYNPKTKSHESFPSLYDDWSVNLSVIVPAYNEEQRLPLMLDECLEYLEEYSKHGWTYEVIVVSDGSTDKTIDIAHKYALKNENIRVLNLVENRGKGGAVRLGILSARGSAILFADADGATKFRDLEELDASLRSTLGFDYKNNPDKLSSSYAVVCGSRAHLEEEKTAKRTIFRLLLMNGFHLLVWFWGVRGIKDTQCGFKLLTRASARLIFQALHVERWAFDVEMLYIAQTLNIPITEIPVNWTEIEGSKIVPFWSWLQMLKDVFFIWYKYKIGAWRIKQWKQA; translated from the exons atGATACCATTGGGCTATTTACTGCTTTACGCTATCTTGTTTGCGATAATATGTGTAATTACG TTTTCCATAGTAATGCgtgtcattactcaaccatatcCTAAGATATGGAGAGATgacaaagaaaaatatttttacaatcCAAAGACTAAATCTCATGAAAGTTTTCCATCTTTATATGATGACTGGAGTGTAAATTTAAGCGTTATAGTGCCTGCATACAATGAAGAACAAAGAT TACCACTTATGTTAGATGAATGTTTGGAATACTTGGAAGAATATTCAAAGCATGGATGGACTTATGAAGTAATTGTAGTTAGCGATGGAAGTACAGATAAGACTATAGACATTGCCCACAAATATgcattaaaaaatgaaaatattagagTACTGAATCTCGTTGAAAATAGAGGAAAAGGTGGTGCAGTAAGACTA GGTATACTAAGTGCTAGAGGCAGTGCAATACTATTTGCTGATGCAGATGGTGCTACTAAGTTTAGGGATTTAGAGGAGTTGGATGCTAGTTTGAGATCTACTTTAGGAT TTGACTACAAGAATAATCCAGACAAACTCAGTTCATCTTATGCAGTAGTATGTGGCTCTAGAGCTCATCTAGAGGAAGAAAAAACAGCTAAGAGAACTATTTTCCGATTATTGTTAATGAATGGATTTCATCTCTTAGTATGGTTCTGGGGAGTAAGAGGTATCAAGGACACACAATGTGGTTTCAAACTTCTAACGCGAGCGTCGGCCAGACTTATATTCCAAGCCCTACATGTTGAACGTTGGGCATTTGATGTAGAAATGTTATACATTGCACAAACTCTAAACATTCCTATTACTGAAATTCCTGTAAACTGGACTGAAATAGAAGGCTCCAAAATAGTACCCTTCTGGAGTTGGCTACAGATGCTTAAAGACGTATTTTTTATTTGGTATAAATATAAAATCGGCGCATGGAGAATAAAGCAATGGAAACAGGCGTAA
- the Alg-2 gene encoding apoptosis-linked gene-2 isoform X2, whose translation MAFVSPMPSREFLWDVFQRVDKDRSGAITADELQQALSNGTWTPFNPETVRLMIGMFDKNQTGTVSFEEFGALWKYVTDWQNCFRSFDRDNSGNIDRNELKTALINFGYRLSDQIIDTLIRKYDRAGRGTIYFDDFIQCCVVLYTLTAAFRQLDTDLDGVITIHYEQFLGMVFNLKI comes from the exons ATGGCTTTTGTGTCGCCTATGCCCAGTCGGGAATTCCTCTGGGATGTTTTTCAAAG AGTGGATAAAGACAGATCTGGTGCAATTACTGCAGATGAATTGCAACAAGCTTTATCAAATGGAACTTGGACACCATTTAATCCAGAAACTGTTCGATTAATGATTG GTATGTTTGATAAAAATCAGACAGGAACAGTTAGTTTTGAAGAGTTTGGAGCTTTGTGGAAATATGTAACTGATTGGCAGAACTGCTTCCGATCTTTTGATCGAGACAACAGTGGAAATATTGATCGAAACGAGTTGAAGACTGCACTTATAAATTTTGGATACAGACTATCAGATCAAATTATAGATACTTTAATACGTAAATATGATCGGGCTGGCCGTGGAACTATATATTTTGATGATTTTATCCAATGCTGTGTGGTATTATAT ACTCTAACGGCTGCTTTTAGGCAATTAGACACAGATTTGGATGGTGTAATTACAATACATTATGAACAATTCTTGGGTATGGTATTCAACCTTAAAATATAA
- the Alg-2 gene encoding apoptosis-linked gene-2 isoform X1: MAFVSPMPSREFLWDVFQRVDKDRSGAITADELQQALSNGTWTPFNPETVRLMIGMFDIDKNNPASPGMFDKNQTGTVSFEEFGALWKYVTDWQNCFRSFDRDNSGNIDRNELKTALINFGYRLSDQIIDTLIRKYDRAGRGTIYFDDFIQCCVVLYTLTAAFRQLDTDLDGVITIHYEQFLGMVFNLKI; the protein is encoded by the exons ATGGCTTTTGTGTCGCCTATGCCCAGTCGGGAATTCCTCTGGGATGTTTTTCAAAG AGTGGATAAAGACAGATCTGGTGCAATTACTGCAGATGAATTGCAACAAGCTTTATCAAATGGAACTTGGACACCATTTAATCCAGAAACTGTTCGATTAATGATTG GTATGTTTGACATTGACAAAAATAATCCTGCTTCTCCAGGTATGTTTGATAAAAATCAGACAGGAACAGTTAGTTTTGAAGAGTTTGGAGCTTTGTGGAAATATGTAACTGATTGGCAGAACTGCTTCCGATCTTTTGATCGAGACAACAGTGGAAATATTGATCGAAACGAGTTGAAGACTGCACTTATAAATTTTGGATACAGACTATCAGATCAAATTATAGATACTTTAATACGTAAATATGATCGGGCTGGCCGTGGAACTATATATTTTGATGATTTTATCCAATGCTGTGTGGTATTATAT ACTCTAACGGCTGCTTTTAGGCAATTAGACACAGATTTGGATGGTGTAATTACAATACATTATGAACAATTCTTGGGTATGGTATTCAACCTTAAAATATAA
- the LOC143181053 gene encoding dnaJ homolog subfamily C member 2 isoform X1, whose protein sequence is MMTDGTSNEACTTFSTISVSSKAESCIAGPLVLYSTAQAWTAQFHRSLMGARISESSDEEDLSNYQFEDDLEYLRSLDPKEWKDQDHYAVLGLKKLRHRATEDIIKRAYKQKILKHHPDKRKALGEEIRPDDDYFTCITRAWETLGSSTKRRSYDSVDPYFNDDLPDEKDCKNDFYTVMGKAFKENARWSLKQPVPRLGGPDTPRDKVEKFYSFWYEFDSWREYSYLDEEDKESGQDRDMRKWIEKKNKATRAKRKKEEMARIRSLVDMAYNIDPRIKKFQQEDKDKKTAVKKAKQEAAKARQQEEERIARDAAEKERLEKEKRENEEKAKLDALKQEREAQKKALRKERKALRDFCKANNYFAENAAENIRHMESVEKICELFKLIQLEEALKKLQTEGRPAFLNLVEETEKKIEAERRAGVLPSDSRNTPEKQVKSSAAPWSENDLQLLIKAVNLFPAGTNQRWEIVANFINQHSSSSAGVIRDAKEVLAKAKDLQSTDFSKSTLKEQANKKAFDNFVAEKKTKESVEDRMPAVTERLDHPISNGVAEQKDAKKEPQPWTPAEQKLLEQALKTYPTTVPDRWDQIAACIPTRTKKECMRRYKELVELVKAKKAAQVMK, encoded by the exons ATGATGACGGACGGTACAAGTAACGAGGCTTGTACAACTTTTAGCACGATATCAG TCTCTTCCAAGGCAGAATCATGTATAGCTGGCCCCCTTGTTCTATATTCAACGGCACAAGCATGGACAGCTCAGTTTCATCGCAGTCTCATGGGTGCCAGGATATCAGAGTCATCGGATGAGGAAGATCTTTCTAACTATCAGTTCGAAGATGACTTGGAGTACCTTAGGTCATTGGATCCTAAGGAGTGGAAAGATCAAGATCATTATGCTGTATTGGGATTGAAAAAACTCAGGCACAGAGCGACCGAAGATATTATAAAAAGGGCTT ATAAGCAgaaaatcctcaagcatcatccgGATAAACGTAAGGCACTAGGTGAGGAGATCCGGCCAGATGATGACTATTTCACTTGCATTACACGTGCCTGGGAAACTCTGGGTAGTTCAACCAAAAGACGAAGTTACGACAGCGTGGACCCTTATTTCAACGACGATTTACCTGATGAAAAAGACTGTAAAAATGACTTTTACACAGTAATGGGAAAGGCGTTCAAAGAGAATGCTAGATGGTCTCTAAAACAGCCAGTGCCGCGCTTAGGCGGACCAGATACCCCCAGGGACAAAGTGGAaaagttttattcattttggtaTGAGTTTGATTCATGGCGCGAATACTCTTACTTGGACGAGGAGGACAAAGAAAGTGGTCAAGA TCGGGATATGCGTAAATGGATCGAGAAGAAGAACAAAGCTACGCGAGCAAAgcgaaagaaagaagaaatggcACGCATACGTTCTTTGGTTGATATGGCCTATAATATAGATCCTAGGATAAAGAAGTTCCAACAGGAGGATAAAGACAAGAAAACAGCGGTAAAGAAAGCAAAGCAGGAAGCGGCGAAAGCGAGGCAGCAAGAGGAGGAGAGAATAGCAAGAGATGCAGCCGAAAAGGAAAGGCTAGAAAAGGAAAAACGTGAGAATGAAGAGAAAGCAAAACTAGATGCTTTGAAACAAGAAAGAGAGGCACAGAAAAAGGCGCTTCGCAAGGAAAGGAAAGCTCTAAGAGATTTCTGTAAAGCAAATAATTATTTCGCGGAAAATGCGGCAGAAAATATTAGGCATATGGAAAGTGTAGAAAAGATTTGTGAACTTTTCAAATTAATTCAACTGGAAGAGGCTTTGAAAAAATTGCAGACAGAAGGCAGACCCGCGTTTCTCAATCTCGTGGAAGAAACCGAAAAGAAGATCGAAGCAGAACGTAGGGCCGGTGTTCTTCCAAGTGATTCTCGAAATACGCCAGAAAAACAAGTGAAATCCAGTGCAGCTCCGTGGAGCGAGAACGATCTACAGCTTTTAATAAAGGCCGTAAATTTGTTTCCAGCTGGGACGAATCAACGATGGGAAATAGTTGCCAATTTTATTAACCAACATAGTAGTTCTTCCGCAGGTGTGATACGCGACGCAAAAGAGGTTCTTGCCAAAGCTAAGGATTTACAGTCCACAGACTTCAGCAAATCTACTTTAAAGGAACAAGCGAACAAGAAAGCATTCGATAACTTCGTCGCGGAAAAGAAAACCAAGGAATCGGTCGAGGATCGAATGCCAGCGGTTACGGAGCGTTTAGATCATCCTATATCGAACGGTGTTGCTGAACAAAAAGATGCTAAAAAAGAACCACAGCCGTGGACCCCAGCGGAGcagaagctgttggagcaagccTTAAAAACTTATCCCACAACCGTGCCCGATAGGTGGGACCAAATTGCAGCGTGCATACCAACTAGAACGAAAAAAGAGTGCATGAGGAGGTATAAG
- the LOC143181053 gene encoding dnaJ homolog subfamily C member 2 isoform X2, whose product MLFGNYKVSSKAESCIAGPLVLYSTAQAWTAQFHRSLMGARISESSDEEDLSNYQFEDDLEYLRSLDPKEWKDQDHYAVLGLKKLRHRATEDIIKRAYKQKILKHHPDKRKALGEEIRPDDDYFTCITRAWETLGSSTKRRSYDSVDPYFNDDLPDEKDCKNDFYTVMGKAFKENARWSLKQPVPRLGGPDTPRDKVEKFYSFWYEFDSWREYSYLDEEDKESGQDRDMRKWIEKKNKATRAKRKKEEMARIRSLVDMAYNIDPRIKKFQQEDKDKKTAVKKAKQEAAKARQQEEERIARDAAEKERLEKEKRENEEKAKLDALKQEREAQKKALRKERKALRDFCKANNYFAENAAENIRHMESVEKICELFKLIQLEEALKKLQTEGRPAFLNLVEETEKKIEAERRAGVLPSDSRNTPEKQVKSSAAPWSENDLQLLIKAVNLFPAGTNQRWEIVANFINQHSSSSAGVIRDAKEVLAKAKDLQSTDFSKSTLKEQANKKAFDNFVAEKKTKESVEDRMPAVTERLDHPISNGVAEQKDAKKEPQPWTPAEQKLLEQALKTYPTTVPDRWDQIAACIPTRTKKECMRRYKELVELVKAKKAAQVMK is encoded by the exons ATGTTATTCGGAAATTATAAAG TCTCTTCCAAGGCAGAATCATGTATAGCTGGCCCCCTTGTTCTATATTCAACGGCACAAGCATGGACAGCTCAGTTTCATCGCAGTCTCATGGGTGCCAGGATATCAGAGTCATCGGATGAGGAAGATCTTTCTAACTATCAGTTCGAAGATGACTTGGAGTACCTTAGGTCATTGGATCCTAAGGAGTGGAAAGATCAAGATCATTATGCTGTATTGGGATTGAAAAAACTCAGGCACAGAGCGACCGAAGATATTATAAAAAGGGCTT ATAAGCAgaaaatcctcaagcatcatccgGATAAACGTAAGGCACTAGGTGAGGAGATCCGGCCAGATGATGACTATTTCACTTGCATTACACGTGCCTGGGAAACTCTGGGTAGTTCAACCAAAAGACGAAGTTACGACAGCGTGGACCCTTATTTCAACGACGATTTACCTGATGAAAAAGACTGTAAAAATGACTTTTACACAGTAATGGGAAAGGCGTTCAAAGAGAATGCTAGATGGTCTCTAAAACAGCCAGTGCCGCGCTTAGGCGGACCAGATACCCCCAGGGACAAAGTGGAaaagttttattcattttggtaTGAGTTTGATTCATGGCGCGAATACTCTTACTTGGACGAGGAGGACAAAGAAAGTGGTCAAGA TCGGGATATGCGTAAATGGATCGAGAAGAAGAACAAAGCTACGCGAGCAAAgcgaaagaaagaagaaatggcACGCATACGTTCTTTGGTTGATATGGCCTATAATATAGATCCTAGGATAAAGAAGTTCCAACAGGAGGATAAAGACAAGAAAACAGCGGTAAAGAAAGCAAAGCAGGAAGCGGCGAAAGCGAGGCAGCAAGAGGAGGAGAGAATAGCAAGAGATGCAGCCGAAAAGGAAAGGCTAGAAAAGGAAAAACGTGAGAATGAAGAGAAAGCAAAACTAGATGCTTTGAAACAAGAAAGAGAGGCACAGAAAAAGGCGCTTCGCAAGGAAAGGAAAGCTCTAAGAGATTTCTGTAAAGCAAATAATTATTTCGCGGAAAATGCGGCAGAAAATATTAGGCATATGGAAAGTGTAGAAAAGATTTGTGAACTTTTCAAATTAATTCAACTGGAAGAGGCTTTGAAAAAATTGCAGACAGAAGGCAGACCCGCGTTTCTCAATCTCGTGGAAGAAACCGAAAAGAAGATCGAAGCAGAACGTAGGGCCGGTGTTCTTCCAAGTGATTCTCGAAATACGCCAGAAAAACAAGTGAAATCCAGTGCAGCTCCGTGGAGCGAGAACGATCTACAGCTTTTAATAAAGGCCGTAAATTTGTTTCCAGCTGGGACGAATCAACGATGGGAAATAGTTGCCAATTTTATTAACCAACATAGTAGTTCTTCCGCAGGTGTGATACGCGACGCAAAAGAGGTTCTTGCCAAAGCTAAGGATTTACAGTCCACAGACTTCAGCAAATCTACTTTAAAGGAACAAGCGAACAAGAAAGCATTCGATAACTTCGTCGCGGAAAAGAAAACCAAGGAATCGGTCGAGGATCGAATGCCAGCGGTTACGGAGCGTTTAGATCATCCTATATCGAACGGTGTTGCTGAACAAAAAGATGCTAAAAAAGAACCACAGCCGTGGACCCCAGCGGAGcagaagctgttggagcaagccTTAAAAACTTATCCCACAACCGTGCCCGATAGGTGGGACCAAATTGCAGCGTGCATACCAACTAGAACGAAAAAAGAGTGCATGAGGAGGTATAAG